In Fusarium oxysporum f. sp. lycopersici 4287 chromosome 4, whole genome shotgun sequence, a genomic segment contains:
- a CDS encoding sulfite oxidase, with translation MKTSNRPDEWKIEQGLSGAVLPILDQTGPKTKVLDPQVFGDLTIDEEAIKSVGDREKLFTRERKGWVGFVEWENYPDKKAAAHKILTSQTFPPNPEFQFGPIPGTNPVLPGTHWKMWHHAIGGELTSVPDDSWATVLKEKHPDMLHLLQFPYNGEPPKRLVTDKEFTPNSLHFVRNHGGIPIINKEDFSFLMDGLVANPKSFTLDDLMDESKFPRMTKNVTIQCSGTRRIEQILKYPGQGDEVPQAPWAEGAIGTANYVGISLKKVIKACGGLIDGAKHLEFYGADTYFKDDKTMNYLVSVPWSKVKANEVMLAWEMNGEELPKIHGYPLRIVVFGYIGARSVKWLYRIKAIKEPSRAPVQSQEYLYFPQQVGKHNFRMTDGIQIQEMPVSSAIMSPWTKQAVIHNGKIRCKGWAYSGGGRWPERVELSNDGGFNWYTVPFDKLSKKRKWTWRTWEFELPCDVEGWVEIVCRCWDNSLNTQPPDVRTAWNWGLHVTSSCHRISIYSVNKTKERTKARLDEFEKKGIPFGPITVPLAFPSQSWDDYDRFWKEHDPRDAYDE, from the exons ATGAAGACTTCCAATCGTCCTGATGAATGGAAGATCGAGCAAGGTCTCTCCGGCGCGGTCCTCCCTATACTGGACCAAACCGGACCAAAGACCAAGGTTCTTGATCCTCAGGTCTTTGGGGATCTTACTATAGATGAAGAAGCTATCAAGTCGGTCGGTGATCGTGAGAAGCTCTTCACTCGTGAACGCAAGGGTTGGGTTGG CTTCGTTGAGTGGGAGAATTACCCTGACAAAAAGGCTGCTGCGCACAAGATCTTGACGTCACAGACATTCCCTCCTAACCCTGAGTTCCAATTTGGTCCTATTCCGGGAACCAACCCTGTTCTCCCAGGCACGCACTGGAAGATGTGGCATCATGCCATTGGAGGTGAACTCACCAGCGTTCCTGATGATTCATGGGCTACTGTTCTCAAAGAGAAGCACCCTGATATGCTGCACCTTTTGCAATTCCCTTACAACGGCGAGCCGCCCAAGCGCTTAGTCACTGACAAGGAATTCACTCCCAACTCCCTTCACTTTGTGCGAAACCACGGCGGAATTCctatcatcaacaaagaagACTTCAGCTTCCTCATGGATGGTCTCGTTGCAAACCCCAAGTCCTTCACCCTAGATGACCTCATGGACGAGTCAAAGTTCCCTCGTATGACCAAGAACGTTACAATCCAGTGCTCTGGAACTCGTCGTATTGAGCAAATTCTCAAATACCCGGGCCAGGGTGACGAAGTTCCCCAGGCACCTTGGGCCGAAGGAGCAATCGGTACTGCAAACTACGTTGGTATCAGTCTCAAGAAGGTTATCAAGGCTTGTGGTGGCTTGATCGATGGCGCTAAGCACTTGGAGTTCTACGGTGCTGATACCTACTTCAAGGATGATAAGACGATGAATTATCTCGTCAGTGTTCCTTGgtccaaggtcaaggcaaATGAAGTCATGTTAGCCTGGGAGATGAACGGTGAAGAACTTCCTAAGATCCACGGATATCCTCTTCGAATCGTGGTGTTTGGTTACATCGGCGCTCGAAGCGTCAAGTGGCTATACCGCATCAAGGCTATCAAAGAGCCTTCAAGAGCTCCTGTTCAAAGCCAAGAATATCTCTACTTCCCCCAGCAAGTCGGCAAGCACAATTTCAGAATGACAGATGGTATTCAGATCCAGGAGATGCCTGTCAGCTCTGCCATCATGTCACCCTGGACAAAGCAAGCTGTCATCCATAACGGCAAAATTCGTTGCAAGGGCTGGGCTTACTCTGGTGGCGGACGTTGGCCCGAGCGAGTTGAACTCTCCAACGATGGTGGCTTCAACTGGTATACCGTCCCATTCGACAAACTCTCCAAGAAGCGTAAATGGACTTGGCGTACCTGGGAGTTTGAGCTGCCATGTGATGTCGAAGGCTGGGTTGAGATTGTTTGTCGCTGCTGGGATAACTCTCTCAACACTCAGCCGCCTGATGTTCGAACAGCTTGGAACTGGGGTCTTCACGTTACTAGCTCATGCCATAGGATCTCTATTTATAGCGTCAACAAGACGAAGGAGAGGACTAAGGCCCGcttggatgagtttgagaagaagggtatTCCATTTGGTCCGATCACTGTTCCATTGGCATTCCCTTCTCAGAGTTGGGATGATTACGATCGGTTCTGGAAGGAGCATGATCCCCGTGATGCGTACGATGAGTAA